In Streptomyces sp. NBC_00704, a genomic segment contains:
- a CDS encoding GNAT family N-acetyltransferase: MAELIAPTAQLHASWLAARAEWQPGAHQDGAGLRLAGDDDLDSPDGFAAWVQRLRQQADRSLPVGEGRVHATHWWIVDGETYLGAIDLRHYLNALLLEGGGHIGYSVRPSARRRGLASRALGTVLLKAPSLGLDRVLLTCDDGNVGSARTIERNGGVLEDVRSTAAGVKRRYWVTF, encoded by the coding sequence ATGGCTGAACTGATCGCTCCCACAGCACAGTTGCACGCCTCATGGCTCGCAGCGCGTGCCGAGTGGCAGCCCGGTGCTCACCAGGACGGGGCCGGCCTGCGTCTGGCCGGTGACGATGACCTCGACAGCCCCGACGGGTTCGCCGCATGGGTCCAGCGCCTGCGACAGCAAGCCGACCGGTCGCTGCCCGTCGGCGAAGGACGCGTGCACGCCACGCACTGGTGGATCGTCGACGGTGAGACCTACCTCGGGGCCATCGACCTTCGGCACTACCTGAACGCCCTCCTCCTGGAAGGCGGCGGGCACATCGGATACAGCGTCCGGCCCTCTGCCAGGAGACGCGGACTGGCCTCACGGGCGCTGGGGACCGTTCTGCTCAAGGCGCCCTCGCTCGGCCTGGACCGGGTCCTCCTCACCTGTGACGACGGCAACGTCGGCTCGGCGCGCACCATCGAACGCAACGGCGGCGTCCTTGAGGACGTGCGCAGCACCGCCGCCGGGGTCAAACGCCGCTACTGGGTCACTTTCTGA
- a CDS encoding cellulase has product MDHFERELARMMRDSQEHTPFGPEHRTGLRARVRARRRARAVQKAVGSVLAVAGLGLGFFLLPRDSSETRPQAPLPRPAVGPTSPHATPAPTPDASPSTLPTAGPTATAGGTAATSTAPATTSSSLTPPTATGNETGTASPSSTGTANVSATTPAAPTTTPPTMRASSHGGSADSG; this is encoded by the coding sequence ATGGACCATTTCGAGCGGGAGCTGGCGCGGATGATGCGCGACTCCCAGGAGCACACTCCCTTCGGGCCCGAACACCGCACGGGCCTCCGGGCCCGGGTGCGGGCCCGACGCCGCGCACGCGCGGTGCAGAAGGCCGTCGGTTCGGTGCTGGCCGTGGCCGGACTCGGCCTCGGCTTCTTCCTGCTGCCCCGCGACTCCTCCGAGACCAGGCCGCAGGCCCCTCTCCCCCGGCCCGCGGTCGGCCCGACGTCCCCGCACGCGACTCCGGCGCCGACACCGGACGCCTCGCCGAGCACGCTCCCCACCGCCGGCCCCACCGCGACCGCCGGAGGGACCGCCGCAACGTCCACGGCCCCGGCCACGACGAGCAGTTCGCTCACACCGCCGACCGCGACCGGCAACGAGACCGGCACCGCGTCACCCTCCAGCACCGGCACGGCGAACGTCTCGGCCACCACGCCGGCGGCGCCGACGACGACACCTCCGACGATGAGGGCCTCGTCCCACGGCGGCTCCGCCGACTCCGGATAG
- a CDS encoding SulP family inorganic anion transporter — translation MTTGFSTVWARITSLLPGRADLADIRRDPRRDLLAGLTVAVVALPLALGFGVSSGLGAEAGLATAVVAGALAAVFGGSSLQVSGPTGAMTVVLVPIVGRYGPGGVLTVGLMAGVMLVGLAVLRAGKYMQYVPAPVVEGFTLGIACVIGLQQVPNALGVPRPEGDRVLVVTWRAVGEFAQSPNWTAVGFAVAVAALMLLGARWRPTVPFSIVAVIAATIVARLAHLDAAKPIGDLPSGLPAPSLSFLDPGSLGTLLAPAVAVAALAALESLLSASVADGMTVGQRHDPDRELFGQGLANIAAPLFGGVPATGAIARTAVNVRTGAGSRLAALTHAAVLAVIVLAAAPLVSRIPLAALAGVLLATAIRMVEVGSLRAMAKATRSDAFILVLTAVATLVLDLVYAVIIGLVVAGALALRAVAQQARIDQVPLETGDHSAEEHALLAEHIVAYRIDGPLFFAAAHRFLLELTEVADVRVVILRMSRVSTMDATGALVLKDAVEKLKRRGILVLASAIRPGQRQVLESVGALELLRHAGHEYATTPEAIRAARDHLETAGVLPALAARTSGTSRTSSEEAL, via the coding sequence ATGACCACGGGATTCAGCACGGTGTGGGCCCGGATCACGTCCCTGCTGCCCGGTCGCGCCGACCTCGCGGACATCCGGCGCGACCCGCGCCGGGACCTGCTCGCCGGCCTCACCGTGGCGGTCGTCGCGCTGCCGCTCGCGCTCGGCTTCGGCGTCTCCTCCGGGCTCGGCGCCGAGGCGGGCCTCGCGACCGCCGTGGTCGCGGGCGCGCTGGCCGCGGTGTTCGGCGGGTCCAGCCTCCAGGTGTCCGGCCCGACCGGCGCCATGACGGTCGTCCTGGTGCCGATCGTCGGCCGGTACGGCCCGGGTGGGGTGCTCACCGTCGGCCTGATGGCGGGCGTCATGCTCGTCGGCCTGGCCGTGCTGCGGGCCGGCAAGTACATGCAGTACGTGCCCGCCCCCGTCGTGGAGGGCTTCACCCTCGGCATCGCCTGCGTGATCGGCCTTCAGCAGGTCCCGAACGCGCTCGGCGTGCCCAGACCCGAAGGCGACCGCGTGCTCGTGGTGACGTGGCGGGCGGTCGGGGAGTTCGCGCAGAGCCCGAACTGGACGGCGGTCGGCTTCGCGGTCGCCGTGGCCGCGCTCATGCTGCTCGGCGCCCGGTGGCGGCCGACCGTACCGTTCTCGATCGTCGCCGTGATCGCGGCGACGATCGTGGCACGGCTGGCCCACCTGGACGCGGCGAAGCCGATCGGTGACCTCCCCTCGGGCCTGCCCGCCCCGTCCCTGTCCTTCCTCGACCCCGGCTCCCTCGGCACGCTGCTCGCTCCCGCCGTGGCGGTCGCCGCCCTGGCCGCGCTGGAGTCGCTGCTGTCGGCGTCGGTCGCGGACGGCATGACCGTGGGCCAGCGGCACGACCCGGACCGTGAGCTGTTCGGGCAGGGGCTGGCCAACATCGCCGCCCCGCTGTTCGGCGGAGTACCGGCAACCGGCGCGATCGCCCGCACCGCGGTCAACGTCCGCACCGGAGCCGGCTCGCGCCTCGCCGCCCTCACCCACGCCGCCGTCCTCGCCGTGATCGTCCTCGCGGCGGCGCCGCTGGTCTCGAGGATCCCGCTGGCCGCGCTGGCCGGCGTGCTGCTGGCCACCGCCATCCGCATGGTCGAGGTCGGCTCGCTGCGGGCGATGGCCAAGGCCACCCGCTCGGACGCGTTCATCCTCGTCCTGACCGCGGTGGCGACCCTGGTCCTGGACCTCGTCTACGCGGTGATCATCGGCCTCGTCGTCGCGGGCGCCCTCGCGCTGCGCGCCGTCGCCCAGCAGGCCCGCATCGACCAGGTGCCGCTCGAGACGGGTGATCACAGCGCCGAGGAACACGCCCTGCTCGCCGAGCACATCGTGGCGTACCGCATCGACGGACCGCTGTTCTTCGCCGCCGCGCACCGCTTCCTGCTGGAGCTGACCGAGGTCGCCGACGTCCGCGTGGTGATCCTGCGCATGTCGCGGGTGTCGACCATGGACGCCACCGGCGCCCTGGTCCTCAAGGACGCGGTGGAGAAGCTGAAGCGGCGCGGCATTCTCGTCCTCGCCTCCGCCATACGCCCCGGCCAGCGTCAGGTCCTGGAGTCCGTCGGCGCGCTGGAACTGCTGCGCCACGCGGGACACGAGTACGCCACCACCCCCGAGGCGATCCGGGCCGCCCGCGACCACCTGGAGACGGCCGGAGTGCTGCCCGCCCTTGCCGCCCGGACGTCCGGGACGTCCCGGACGTCCAGTGAGGAAGCCCTGTGA
- a CDS encoding Type 1 glutamine amidotransferase-like domain-containing protein — protein sequence MNLLLTASGLRNETQREALRDMLGKPFGSANVVYVPTASVAEPGDHGWFVANMNRLHGLGWREFDVLELNGLPRQMVVDRLLHADVVHVEGGNHYHLARSITGNGLADGFLEALRERVYVGVSAGSMIFSRHLTTHSADVIGDSADLHVLGATTVEPPFGLFDWYLKPHLYSPDFPERDDAWADRIAARADFPVYFIDDDTAVRVADGKVDVVSEGRWRFHP from the coding sequence ATGAACCTTCTGCTGACGGCGAGCGGCCTGCGCAACGAGACACAGCGGGAAGCGCTGCGGGACATGCTGGGAAAGCCGTTCGGATCGGCGAACGTCGTGTACGTCCCCACGGCGTCGGTCGCCGAGCCCGGAGACCACGGCTGGTTCGTCGCGAACATGAACCGGCTGCACGGCCTCGGCTGGCGGGAGTTCGACGTCCTGGAACTGAACGGACTGCCCCGGCAGATGGTCGTCGACCGGCTGCTGCACGCCGACGTCGTCCACGTCGAGGGCGGCAACCACTACCACCTCGCGCGCAGCATCACCGGCAACGGTCTGGCCGACGGCTTCCTGGAGGCGCTGCGGGAGCGGGTCTACGTGGGGGTCAGCGCCGGATCGATGATCTTCAGCCGTCATCTCACCACGCACTCCGCCGACGTCATCGGGGACAGTGCGGACCTCCATGTGCTCGGCGCGACCACCGTGGAGCCGCCGTTCGGCCTCTTCGACTGGTATCTCAAGCCCCATCTGTACTCGCCGGACTTCCCCGAGCGGGACGACGCCTGGGCCGATCGCATCGCTGCCCGAGCGGATTTCCCGGTCTACTTCATCGACGACGACACGGCCGTCCGCGTCGCCGACGGCAAGGTGGACGTCGTCTCCGAAGGCCGGTGGCGCTTCCATCCGTGA
- a CDS encoding ATP-binding protein, with amino-acid sequence MSTQLEALPHRHVLTLPNTPSAVRLARETAEDALLEWGIGLRHPTVDPALLILGELVTNTVRHAALLSPHVTVIYAAGHDCLAFAVHDRHPYQPPLYGAVTGAGAGGIGTVMELVLGMGGSAVVRADADGGGKSIWITLPL; translated from the coding sequence ATGTCCACACAGCTCGAAGCTCTGCCCCACCGGCACGTGCTCACGCTGCCCAACACACCGTCCGCCGTCCGTCTGGCCCGTGAGACCGCCGAAGACGCGCTGCTCGAATGGGGGATAGGCCTTCGCCACCCCACGGTGGACCCCGCCCTGCTGATCCTCGGCGAGCTGGTCACCAACACCGTGAGGCACGCTGCTCTCCTCTCCCCGCACGTCACGGTGATCTACGCGGCGGGCCACGACTGTCTGGCCTTCGCCGTCCACGACCGTCACCCCTACCAGCCCCCGCTGTACGGCGCCGTCACGGGGGCCGGCGCCGGGGGCATCGGCACGGTGATGGAACTGGTCCTCGGCATGGGCGGTAGCGCCGTCGTCCGCGCGGATGCCGACGGCGGCGGCAAGAGCATCTGGATCACTCTCCCCCTCTGA
- a CDS encoding anti-sigma factor antagonist: MTIDWRYTVEENLGVLSVAGHLGPEAVRRFTGAVGWALARGKGPVIVDLTELRGWSAEGQLAITDAARRLAAVGRSVELAAIPPDGSLVAEGDGPPVPVHADLAAALAAHGAHGAGHRESAEARHEWRTTGWPDGE, translated from the coding sequence ATGACGATCGACTGGCGCTACACCGTCGAGGAGAACCTCGGCGTCCTCTCCGTCGCGGGACATCTGGGCCCGGAGGCCGTCCGCCGCTTCACCGGAGCCGTCGGCTGGGCGCTGGCCCGCGGCAAGGGACCGGTCATCGTGGACCTCACGGAACTGCGCGGCTGGTCGGCCGAGGGACAGCTGGCGATCACCGACGCCGCCCGCCGGCTCGCCGCGGTCGGGCGGAGCGTGGAGCTGGCCGCGATCCCGCCCGACGGATCCCTCGTCGCCGAAGGAGACGGCCCGCCCGTCCCCGTGCACGCCGACCTGGCCGCCGCACTCGCCGCGCACGGCGCGCACGGCGCAGGGCACAGGGAGTCGGCGGAGGCACGTCACGAGTGGCGTACGACGGGATGGCCGGACGGGGAGTGA
- a CDS encoding glycosyltransferase: MSPLPLRTPLPVHHREPVLDVVVPVFNEERDLEPSVRRLHAHLCETFPYAFRITVADNASADATPSIAARLAAELPEVQWTRLGQKGRGRALHAAWSGSRAPVLAYLDVDLSTDLTALLPLVAPLISGHSDIAIGTRLARGSRVVRGPKREIISRCYNALLRSALAVGFSDAQCGFKAVRRDVAERLLPLVKDSEWFFDTELLVIAERAGLRIHEVPVDWVDDPDSRVDLVATALADLRGIARLGRELARGTLPTAGLRRGAADQVRAGLAGQLLRFATVGAVSTIGYVLLYTALRPVCGSQGSNALALLACALANTAANRRLTFGLRGRDDALRHQAKGLLVFVIGLVLTSGSLAALQHAAPRASHGTEVGVLVAAGLAATLLRFLLLRAWVFPAARHRGTGDIAA; encoded by the coding sequence GTGAGCCCACTCCCCCTGCGTACACCGTTGCCGGTGCACCATCGCGAGCCCGTCCTGGACGTGGTCGTGCCGGTGTTCAACGAGGAGAGGGATCTGGAGCCGAGCGTCCGGCGGCTTCATGCCCATCTGTGCGAGACCTTTCCGTACGCGTTCCGGATCACCGTCGCGGACAACGCCAGTGCCGACGCGACCCCTTCGATCGCGGCTCGGCTGGCCGCGGAGCTGCCTGAGGTGCAGTGGACACGGCTGGGCCAGAAGGGGCGCGGGCGGGCGCTGCACGCCGCCTGGTCCGGTTCACGGGCACCGGTGCTCGCCTACCTGGACGTCGACCTGTCCACCGATCTGACGGCGCTGCTGCCACTGGTCGCACCGCTGATCTCCGGGCACTCCGACATCGCCATCGGCACGCGCCTGGCCCGCGGCTCGCGGGTGGTGCGCGGCCCCAAGCGCGAGATCATCTCCCGCTGTTACAACGCCCTGCTGCGCTCCGCCCTCGCGGTGGGATTCTCCGACGCGCAGTGCGGCTTCAAGGCGGTGCGACGGGACGTGGCCGAACGGTTGCTGCCCCTGGTGAAGGACTCGGAATGGTTCTTCGACACCGAACTGCTGGTGATAGCCGAGCGGGCCGGGCTGCGGATCCACGAGGTGCCGGTCGACTGGGTGGACGATCCTGACAGCCGGGTGGACCTGGTGGCCACGGCGCTGGCAGACCTGCGGGGCATCGCGAGGCTCGGCCGCGAGCTGGCCCGTGGCACTCTGCCGACAGCGGGACTTCGCCGCGGCGCCGCCGACCAGGTGCGCGCGGGGCTGGCCGGCCAGTTGCTGCGCTTCGCCACCGTGGGCGCCGTGAGCACGATCGGCTACGTGCTGCTGTACACCGCGCTGCGCCCGGTCTGCGGGTCCCAGGGCTCCAACGCACTGGCGCTGCTGGCCTGCGCCCTGGCCAACACCGCCGCGAACCGGCGGCTCACCTTCGGGCTCCGCGGCCGCGACGACGCCCTGCGCCACCAGGCCAAGGGCCTCCTGGTCTTCGTGATCGGCCTCGTCCTGACCAGCGGATCGCTTGCGGCACTTCAGCATGCGGCGCCCCGGGCCTCGCACGGCACGGAGGTCGGCGTCCTCGTCGCCGCCGGCCTTGCCGCGACCCTGCTGCGCTTCCTGCTCCTGCGGGCCTGGGTTTTCCCTGCCGCTCGCCACCGTGGGACGGGGGACATCGCCGCATGA
- a CDS encoding NADPH-dependent F420 reductase translates to MTTIAVLGNGRVGGNLAAALARAGHEVTVADRTPGAAGDAASTARIVINATPGAGSLERLAALREELQDTILVDVSNATADGPDGLPADLIYPGSSLGEQLQDALPETRVVKTLNTMLFPVMTSPATLAQTPTAFLSGDDPQAKQTVHDLLTDLGWQQEWITDLGGIRTARATEAAILFVPHVIRSTGFTPFAISIAR, encoded by the coding sequence ATGACCACGATCGCAGTTCTCGGAAACGGCCGAGTCGGCGGCAACCTGGCCGCAGCCCTCGCCCGGGCAGGACACGAGGTGACCGTGGCCGACCGCACGCCCGGCGCCGCCGGCGACGCGGCCAGCACGGCCCGGATCGTCATCAACGCCACCCCGGGCGCCGGCTCGCTCGAACGGCTCGCCGCGCTGCGCGAAGAACTCCAGGACACGATCCTCGTCGACGTCTCGAACGCCACCGCCGACGGACCGGACGGACTGCCCGCCGATCTGATCTACCCCGGCTCGAGCCTCGGCGAGCAACTCCAGGACGCGCTCCCCGAGACGCGCGTCGTCAAGACGCTCAACACCATGCTCTTCCCGGTGATGACCTCGCCGGCCACCCTCGCGCAGACGCCGACCGCGTTCCTCTCCGGTGACGACCCGCAGGCCAAGCAGACCGTCCACGACCTGCTCACCGACCTCGGCTGGCAACAGGAATGGATCACCGACCTCGGCGGTATCCGGACCGCCCGCGCCACGGAGGCCGCGATCCTGTTCGTACCGCACGTCATCCGCTCCACCGGATTCACGCCCTTCGCGATCTCCATCGCCCGCTGA
- a CDS encoding deoxyxylulose-5-phosphate synthase, translated as MAHAKTSYVCLPCRASYKQPYDTSRERICPRCARPLIHVGSAFAAPRRRDTTAWRTLSVLLHAGVRFHKSCCWGPGYRPRTLREVRERMTYARRSGEPFARSLVRYELPAGPPRG; from the coding sequence ATGGCCCACGCGAAGACCTCATACGTCTGCCTGCCCTGCCGGGCCTCGTACAAGCAGCCCTACGACACGAGCAGGGAGCGGATCTGTCCCCGCTGCGCGCGACCGCTGATCCACGTGGGCTCCGCCTTCGCCGCACCCCGACGCCGCGACACCACGGCCTGGCGGACGCTGTCCGTGCTGCTGCACGCCGGTGTTCGCTTCCACAAGAGCTGCTGCTGGGGGCCCGGCTACCGTCCGCGCACCCTGCGGGAGGTACGCGAGCGGATGACGTACGCCCGGCGCAGCGGTGAGCCCTTCGCGCGCTCACTCGTACGGTACGAGCTGCCCGCGGGCCCGCCTCGCGGCTGA
- a CDS encoding GNAT family N-acetyltransferase produces MTRILRTERLLLEPYVPEDEEDFVALFQDARVSRWMGDGPASEADDRALFQRIFTKVYAQDLFDVWAVRRNGLLVGHAEIKPTDVVAGHEIIYALAPTAWGLGLGTEVAEAIVAHGFDALGLTEVHATVAAPNTPSLTLLNRLGFEHVRDITEDDGSTTRVLVRHRGAGDES; encoded by the coding sequence GTGACCCGGATTCTGCGCACCGAGCGGCTGCTCCTGGAGCCGTACGTCCCTGAGGACGAAGAGGACTTCGTCGCTCTGTTCCAGGACGCCAGGGTGTCGCGGTGGATGGGCGACGGTCCTGCTTCCGAAGCCGATGACCGGGCGCTGTTCCAGCGGATCTTCACGAAGGTGTACGCCCAGGACCTGTTCGACGTCTGGGCTGTGCGCCGGAACGGCCTTCTCGTCGGGCATGCCGAGATCAAGCCGACCGACGTCGTCGCCGGCCACGAGATCATCTACGCCCTGGCCCCGACGGCCTGGGGGCTGGGCCTCGGGACCGAGGTCGCGGAGGCGATCGTCGCCCACGGCTTCGACGCCCTCGGGCTGACCGAGGTCCACGCGACCGTGGCCGCCCCGAACACCCCCTCACTGACCCTGCTCAACAGGCTCGGCTTCGAGCACGTCCGGGACATCACCGAGGACGACGGCAGCACCACGCGTGTGCTGGTGCGCCATCGGGGCGCGGGCGACGAGTCGTAA
- a CDS encoding zinc ribbon domain-containing protein YjdM, translating into MIETLPPCPKCSCEYTYEMNALAVCPECGHEWVPAERGAEAADAAGQRVVKDAVGNVLQDGDTVTIVKALKVKGSPSGLKAGVKVRNIRLVDGVDGHDIDCKIDGFGAMQLKSSVVKKA; encoded by the coding sequence ATGATCGAGACTCTTCCTCCCTGTCCGAAGTGCTCCTGTGAGTACACCTACGAGATGAACGCCCTGGCGGTGTGCCCGGAGTGCGGGCATGAGTGGGTTCCCGCCGAAAGAGGTGCGGAGGCCGCCGACGCCGCCGGGCAGCGGGTCGTCAAGGACGCCGTCGGCAACGTGCTGCAGGACGGTGACACGGTGACCATCGTCAAGGCGCTCAAGGTCAAGGGAAGCCCCTCGGGCCTCAAGGCCGGCGTCAAGGTGCGCAACATCCGCCTCGTCGACGGCGTCGACGGCCACGACATCGACTGCAAGATCGATGGCTTCGGGGCGATGCAGCTCAAGTCCAGCGTGGTCAAGAAGGCCTGA
- a CDS encoding SigE family RNA polymerase sigma factor — protein sequence MEQSRADAFDGFVAARWSALFHLARLLVGGDRHRAEDLLQEALVKLWFVWPRIAEEAPEAYVRKVLARAAARSARRRWWGERPAEELPDVTEVGDVSASVAERTRLEAALVQLPPRQRAAVVLRYYQDLPEKQVAEALGCPVGTVRSHASRGVARLRRILGDVIEPVG from the coding sequence ATGGAGCAGAGTCGAGCCGATGCGTTCGACGGGTTCGTGGCGGCCCGCTGGTCGGCGTTGTTCCACCTGGCCCGTCTGCTCGTAGGAGGTGATCGGCACCGGGCCGAGGATCTGTTGCAGGAGGCCCTGGTCAAGCTCTGGTTCGTCTGGCCGCGCATCGCGGAGGAGGCCCCCGAGGCGTATGTGCGCAAGGTGCTGGCCCGGGCGGCGGCGCGGTCGGCGCGTCGGCGGTGGTGGGGCGAGCGCCCGGCCGAGGAACTGCCCGATGTGACGGAGGTGGGTGACGTGTCCGCCTCCGTGGCCGAACGCACGCGGCTGGAGGCCGCGTTGGTCCAGCTGCCGCCGCGGCAACGGGCCGCGGTCGTACTGCGCTACTACCAGGACCTGCCGGAGAAGCAGGTCGCGGAAGCACTGGGATGTCCGGTGGGCACCGTCCGGTCCCACGCTTCGCGCGGCGTGGCCCGGCTGCGCCGGATCCTCGGCGATGTCATCGAACCGGTCGGATGA
- a CDS encoding ArsR/SmtB family transcription factor, producing the protein MSVPLYQAKAEFFRMLGHPVRIRVLELLQDGPMPVRDLLAAIEVEPAGLSQQLAVLRRSGIVGATRQGSTVVYELAGGDVAELMKAARRILTEMLAGQGELLAELRDDGAVAR; encoded by the coding sequence GTGTCCGTTCCGCTCTACCAGGCCAAGGCCGAGTTCTTCCGCATGCTCGGTCATCCCGTACGGATACGAGTGCTGGAGCTGCTGCAGGACGGGCCGATGCCGGTACGGGACCTGCTGGCCGCCATCGAGGTGGAACCCGCGGGTCTGTCCCAGCAGCTGGCGGTCCTGCGCCGCTCCGGGATCGTCGGCGCCACCCGGCAGGGCTCGACGGTCGTCTACGAGCTGGCCGGCGGGGACGTGGCAGAGCTGATGAAGGCCGCGCGGCGGATCCTCACCGAGATGCTGGCCGGGCAGGGCGAGCTGCTGGCCGAGCTGCGGGACGACGGGGCTGTCGCACGATGA
- a CDS encoding thioredoxin family protein: MAHRVHQAREDAEFAFILRMSDVPVLAYFTGTWPKAIEPCREMDRVVEGVADDYKGRLTAVRADITRCPAATERYGITGAPSCVLLKDGEAVARGAGLMTDAAVREILDGHL; this comes from the coding sequence ATGGCGCATCGGGTCCACCAGGCCCGTGAGGACGCGGAGTTCGCCTTCATCCTGCGGATGAGCGACGTGCCGGTCCTCGCGTACTTCACGGGGACATGGCCCAAGGCGATCGAGCCCTGCCGGGAGATGGACCGTGTCGTGGAGGGCGTCGCCGACGACTACAAGGGCCGTCTGACGGCCGTCCGCGCGGACATCACTCGTTGCCCGGCTGCGACGGAGCGGTACGGGATCACCGGCGCCCCGTCCTGTGTCCTGCTGAAGGACGGCGAGGCGGTGGCGCGCGGCGCGGGTCTTATGACCGACGCCGCGGTCCGCGAGATCCTCGACGGCCACCTCTGA
- a CDS encoding inositol monophosphatase family protein — protein MSETLQTTDVAASDADLLAQSVIAVREAGSALRERFGAVVRHQSREELMRALAANDDTALDILRPRLSSLRPGAGWVEDELDGGALPAGEWWVVDPAEGNVNHLHALPEWAVTATLVRENQPVLTAVHLPLTGETYTALTGAGAHLDGRPLHVSRAADLGLSIVATSQARPDEDEEVVRRVGSSITAMLFDALVVRAAVPATLHLLNVAAGRIDAFWQFAGARADLLPGALLVTEAGGRISDAEGRPWTPRSRSFLAAAPGVHAEAVSTLSR, from the coding sequence ATGTCCGAAACGCTCCAGACCACTGATGTCGCCGCCTCCGACGCCGACCTTCTCGCCCAGAGCGTGATCGCCGTGCGTGAGGCGGGTTCGGCGCTGCGCGAGCGCTTCGGCGCAGTGGTCCGCCACCAGAGCCGCGAAGAGCTGATGCGCGCGCTCGCCGCCAACGACGACACGGCCCTCGACATCCTGCGCCCCCGCCTCTCGAGCCTGCGCCCGGGCGCAGGCTGGGTGGAGGACGAACTGGACGGCGGGGCGCTGCCGGCCGGCGAGTGGTGGGTCGTGGACCCGGCCGAGGGCAACGTCAACCACCTGCACGCCCTGCCCGAGTGGGCCGTGACCGCCACCCTCGTGCGGGAGAACCAGCCGGTGCTCACCGCGGTTCACCTGCCGTTGACGGGCGAGACCTACACCGCGCTCACCGGCGCGGGCGCCCACCTCGACGGCCGGCCGCTGCACGTCTCCCGGGCCGCGGACCTCGGCCTGAGCATCGTGGCCACCAGCCAGGCCCGGCCGGACGAAGACGAAGAGGTCGTGCGGCGCGTCGGCTCCTCGATCACCGCGATGCTCTTCGACGCGCTCGTCGTCCGCGCCGCCGTGCCCGCGACCCTGCACCTGCTGAACGTGGCCGCCGGCCGGATCGACGCCTTCTGGCAGTTCGCCGGCGCCCGCGCGGACCTGCTTCCCGGCGCGCTGCTCGTCACCGAGGCCGGCGGACGGATCTCCGACGCCGAGGGCCGCCCCTGGACCCCTCGGAGCCGGAGCTTCCTGGCTGCGGCGCCCGGCGTCCACGCCGAAGCCGTGTCCACGCTCTCGCGCTGA
- the ypfJ gene encoding KPN_02809 family neutral zinc metallopeptidase: MQFDDNARLDTSEVQDVRGSRIPGGGATIGGGVVGLVVLVVGLVLGIGPGQSGLSSGDQSAPASSSLARVEQACRTGQDADTKDDCRIVAVVNSVQDYWTQELGRSGQVAYTKAPTVLFSRQVDTACGNATSEVGPFYCPGDRTVYLDLGFFDDLRTKFGASGGPFAQAYVVAHEYGHHVQDLQGTLGKSHNGLTGADSASVRTELQADCYAGVWAHHATTVKDESTGRPLITSLTGADINDGLDAAAAVGDDRIQEEFQGRVTPDTWTHGSSEQRQQWFGLGYRTGDMARCDTFR, from the coding sequence ATGCAGTTCGACGACAACGCCCGTCTGGACACCTCCGAGGTGCAGGACGTGCGCGGCAGTCGGATCCCCGGTGGCGGTGCGACCATCGGCGGCGGAGTCGTCGGGCTCGTCGTACTGGTCGTGGGACTCGTGCTCGGTATCGGCCCCGGCCAGTCGGGCCTCTCGTCCGGCGACCAGTCGGCGCCGGCCTCGTCCTCGCTCGCCCGGGTCGAGCAGGCGTGCCGCACCGGACAGGACGCCGACACCAAGGACGACTGCCGCATCGTGGCCGTGGTCAACAGCGTCCAGGACTACTGGACACAGGAATTGGGCCGCAGCGGCCAGGTCGCCTACACCAAGGCGCCGACCGTACTGTTCAGCCGGCAGGTGGACACGGCGTGCGGCAACGCCACCTCCGAGGTGGGGCCCTTCTACTGCCCCGGCGACCGGACGGTGTACCTCGACCTCGGCTTCTTCGACGATCTGCGGACGAAGTTCGGAGCGAGCGGCGGGCCCTTCGCACAGGCCTATGTGGTGGCGCACGAATACGGGCACCATGTCCAGGACCTCCAAGGGACGCTGGGCAAGTCCCACAACGGGCTGACCGGTGCCGACAGCGCCTCGGTCAGGACGGAACTGCAGGCCGACTGCTACGCGGGCGTCTGGGCGCACCACGCGACGACGGTCAAGGACGAGTCCACCGGCAGGCCGCTGATCACCAGCCTCACCGGCGCGGACATCAACGACGGTCTCGACGCGGCCGCGGCTGTCGGCGACGACCGTATCCAGGAGGAGTTCCAGGGGCGGGTGACCCCCGACACCTGGACCCACGGCTCGTCCGAGCAACGGCAGCAGTGGTTCGGCCTCGGTTACCGCACCGGGGACATGGCCCGGTGCGACACGTTCCGCTGA